In the Variovorax sp. S12S4 genome, one interval contains:
- a CDS encoding shikimate kinase: MAVALVGLPGAGKSAVGRRLGARLNLPFVDTDHVIEQRIGCSIRDYFEREGEIAFRDLEQTVIADLCAQPHGVLATGGGAVLREVNRKQLRDHFHVIYLRSSPEDLFRRLRHDVKRPLLQVADPLGRLRELHDARDPFYRETAHDVVDTGRPSIAMLVNIIVMQLELAGIVAPGAHPEEPAA, translated from the coding sequence GTGGCGGTCGCACTCGTCGGGTTGCCCGGCGCCGGTAAATCCGCAGTGGGGCGGCGCCTGGGCGCCCGCCTCAATCTTCCGTTCGTCGATACCGACCACGTGATCGAGCAGCGCATCGGCTGCTCGATTCGCGATTACTTCGAGCGGGAAGGCGAAATCGCTTTCCGGGACCTCGAGCAAACGGTAATAGCCGACCTTTGCGCACAGCCTCACGGCGTGCTTGCCACGGGAGGCGGAGCGGTTTTGCGGGAGGTCAATCGCAAGCAGTTGCGGGACCACTTCCACGTGATCTACCTGCGCTCTTCCCCCGAAGACCTGTTTCGCCGCTTGCGGCATGACGTCAAGCGGCCTCTCTTGCAGGTGGCCGATCCGCTTGGACGCCTGCGCGAACTGCACGATGCGCGCGACCCGTTCTACAGGGAAACGGCCCACGACGTGGTCGACACGGGCCGCCCGTCGATCGCCATGCTGGTGAACATCATCGTCATGCAACTGGAGCTCGCCGGCATCGTGGCGCCGGGCGCCCACCCGGAAGAACCCGCCGCCTGA
- the aroB gene encoding 3-dehydroquinate synthase, translating to MPLPAPSAPPERVDIQLGERSYPILIGAGLLGESSSFAAAPDAASALIVSNTTVAPLYAKALHAALADRFRTVHLLELPDGEAHKNLQTLNLIFDALLGHGSDRKTVLFALGGGVVGDMTGFAAASYMRGVPFVQVPTTLLAQVDSSVGGKTAINHPLGKNMIGAFYQPQLVVCDLGTLQTLPPRELSAGLAEVIKYGPIHDMAFFDWIEANIDALVARDPAALAYAVKRSCEIKALVVGQDERETGLRAILNFGHTFGHAIESGLGYGEWLHGEAVGCGMVMAAHLSQRLGGVDAAFVERLTRLIERAGLPTVGPALGADRYLELMRVDKKSEAGEIRFVVIDKPGSAAVSSAPDALVREVLAQCCSAG from the coding sequence ATGCCATTGCCCGCACCTTCCGCACCGCCAGAACGCGTCGATATCCAGCTCGGCGAGCGCAGCTACCCCATCCTGATCGGCGCCGGCCTGCTCGGCGAATCTTCGAGCTTTGCCGCGGCGCCCGACGCTGCGAGCGCGCTGATCGTCAGCAACACCACGGTGGCACCGCTCTATGCCAAGGCGCTGCACGCGGCCCTGGCCGACCGTTTCCGCACGGTGCACCTTCTCGAATTGCCCGACGGCGAGGCGCACAAGAACCTGCAGACGCTGAACCTGATCTTCGATGCGCTGCTCGGCCATGGCAGCGACCGGAAAACCGTGCTGTTCGCCCTGGGCGGCGGCGTGGTGGGCGACATGACAGGCTTTGCCGCCGCCAGCTACATGCGCGGCGTGCCGTTCGTCCAGGTGCCGACCACGCTGCTGGCGCAGGTCGACTCGTCGGTGGGGGGCAAGACCGCCATCAACCACCCGCTGGGCAAGAACATGATCGGCGCGTTCTATCAGCCGCAGCTCGTGGTTTGCGACCTGGGCACGTTGCAGACGCTGCCGCCGCGGGAGCTGAGCGCGGGCCTGGCCGAAGTCATCAAATACGGGCCCATCCACGACATGGCGTTCTTCGACTGGATCGAAGCGAACATCGATGCGCTGGTGGCCCGCGACCCCGCCGCGCTGGCCTACGCCGTCAAGCGCAGCTGCGAGATCAAGGCGCTGGTCGTGGGGCAGGACGAGCGCGAAACGGGCCTCCGCGCCATTCTCAACTTCGGCCATACCTTCGGGCACGCCATCGAATCGGGCCTGGGCTACGGCGAATGGCTGCACGGCGAAGCGGTCGGCTGTGGCATGGTCATGGCTGCGCACCTGTCACAGCGGCTTGGCGGCGTCGATGCCGCCTTTGTCGAGCGGCTCACGCGGTTGATCGAACGCGCCGGCCTGCCGACGGTCGGCCCGGCACTGGGGGCCGACCGGTACCTTGAACTGATGCGGGTCGACAAGAAGTCCGAAGCCGGCGAGATCCGCTTCGTGGTCATCGACAAGCCGGGCTCCGCCGCGGTCAGCAGCGCGCCAGATGCGCTGGTGCGCGAGGTGCTCGCGCAGTGCTGCAGCGCCGGATGA
- a CDS encoding deoxyguanosinetriphosphate triphosphohydrolase: MSLAAYACHPARSRGRRHAEPPAPTRDAFQRDRDRIVHSTAFRRLVYKTQVFLNHEGDLFRTRLTHSLEVAQLGRSIARALRLNEDLVEAIALAHDLGHTPFGHAGQDALNACMESHGGFEHNLQSLRVVDALEHRYPQYDGLNLSFETREGILKHCSRANAERLEAAEPNGVARRFLDRTQPALEAQLCNLADAIAYNAHDIDDGVRSGLISVEQLGEVELFERYRREALAEYPGLEGRRVLYETIRRMLSAQVYDVIDATRAAVESAAPVDADGVRNSPPLVAFSETMQSQSSELKSFLFRNLYRHPQVTQTTDQAQQVVRELFDAYLERSAEMPASYADRRDRHRAVADYIAGMTDRFAMREHERLTGRRGIG, encoded by the coding sequence ATGAGTCTTGCGGCCTATGCCTGCCACCCCGCGCGCTCGCGCGGGCGCCGCCATGCCGAGCCGCCCGCGCCGACGCGTGATGCCTTTCAGCGCGACCGCGACCGCATCGTGCACTCCACCGCGTTCCGGCGCCTGGTCTACAAGACGCAGGTGTTCCTGAACCATGAGGGCGACCTGTTTCGTACCCGGCTCACGCATTCGCTCGAGGTGGCGCAGCTTGGCCGTTCCATCGCGCGTGCCTTGCGCCTCAACGAAGACCTGGTGGAGGCAATTGCCCTGGCGCACGATCTCGGTCACACGCCGTTCGGCCACGCGGGGCAGGATGCGCTCAACGCCTGCATGGAAAGCCACGGCGGCTTCGAGCACAACCTGCAGAGCCTGCGCGTGGTCGATGCGCTGGAGCACCGCTACCCGCAATACGACGGCCTGAATCTCAGCTTCGAGACCCGCGAGGGCATTCTCAAGCACTGTTCGCGCGCCAATGCCGAACGCCTGGAGGCCGCCGAACCCAACGGCGTGGCCCGGCGCTTCCTCGACCGCACCCAGCCGGCGCTCGAGGCGCAGCTGTGCAACCTGGCGGACGCCATTGCCTACAACGCGCACGACATCGATGACGGCGTGCGCTCGGGGCTCATCAGCGTCGAGCAGCTCGGCGAGGTGGAGCTGTTCGAGCGCTACCGCCGTGAGGCACTCGCCGAGTACCCCGGGCTGGAAGGGCGGCGCGTGCTCTACGAGACGATCCGGCGCATGCTGAGCGCCCAGGTCTATGACGTGATCGACGCCACCCGTGCGGCGGTCGAAAGTGCAGCTCCGGTCGATGCCGACGGCGTCCGCAACTCACCGCCGCTCGTCGCTTTCAGCGAAACCATGCAGTCCCAATCCAGCGAGCTCAAGAGCTTCCTGTTCCGCAACCTCTATCGGCATCCGCAGGTGACGCAGACCACCGACCAGGCGCAGCAGGTCGTGCGGGAGCTGTTCGACGCGTACCTCGAGCGGAGTGCCGAGATGCCCGCTTCCTACGCCGACCGGCGCGACCGGCATCGCGCCGTGGCCGACTACATCGCCGGCATGACCGATCGGTTCGCCATGCGCGAGCACGAAAGGCTCACCGGCCGGCGGGGCATCGGGTGA
- a CDS encoding MFS transporter: protein MAAVSARVPAAAFAVLFGGVSAALHLGKLPPAVPALQASLGISLVEAGFLLSLVQVASMTLGLVIGLAADTIGLRRSMLTGLLVLVVASLLGGAVGTGLFGDAHAVRWLLVLRAAEGIGFLLAVMPGPGLIRALTPAGADKAALGLWGAYMPLGVALALLLGPALIAWGGWSDWWWALSAVSAGVALWLWLAVPSDKVRSTAAGGATAGWSSRLRTTVGARAPWMIALTFAVYSAQWMAVIGFLPAIYAGAGVPPGWNAVLTAIAAAMNIVGNVAGGRWLQRGVVPERLLQLGFGAMALGGVAAFAQMGQGADALGLPPALRYAAVCLFSLGGGMVPATLFLLGVRMAPGPSTVSTTVGLMQQASSLGQFLAPPAVAWVAHRVGGWHWTWTATLACSLAGMAMARHLGRIRLAAAVA from the coding sequence GTGGCCGCCGTCTCCGCGCGCGTTCCAGCCGCCGCCTTCGCCGTCCTTTTCGGCGGCGTGAGCGCTGCGCTGCACCTGGGCAAGCTGCCGCCCGCCGTGCCGGCCCTGCAGGCGTCGCTCGGCATCAGCCTGGTCGAAGCCGGTTTTCTGCTGTCGCTGGTGCAAGTGGCCAGCATGACTCTCGGGCTGGTGATCGGGCTTGCGGCCGACACCATTGGCCTTCGGCGCAGCATGCTCACGGGGCTGCTTGTGCTGGTTGTTGCCAGCCTGCTCGGCGGCGCCGTCGGCACCGGCCTCTTCGGCGATGCGCACGCGGTGCGGTGGCTGCTGGTTCTGCGCGCCGCCGAAGGCATTGGCTTTCTGCTGGCGGTCATGCCGGGGCCAGGGTTGATCCGCGCGCTCACGCCGGCCGGAGCGGACAAGGCCGCGCTCGGACTGTGGGGTGCGTACATGCCGCTTGGCGTCGCGCTTGCGCTGCTGCTCGGTCCGGCGTTGATCGCCTGGGGCGGTTGGTCCGACTGGTGGTGGGCACTGTCCGCCGTTTCAGCCGGCGTGGCGCTCTGGCTGTGGCTGGCCGTACCTTCTGACAAGGTTCGTTCTACCGCTGCGGGCGGCGCAACGGCGGGGTGGTCGTCGCGGCTGCGCACGACAGTGGGTGCGCGCGCACCCTGGATGATCGCGCTGACCTTTGCCGTGTATTCCGCCCAGTGGATGGCGGTGATCGGCTTCCTTCCGGCCATTTATGCCGGCGCGGGTGTCCCGCCAGGCTGGAATGCGGTGCTCACCGCGATTGCGGCCGCGATGAACATCGTCGGCAACGTGGCGGGCGGGCGCTGGCTGCAACGCGGCGTTGTGCCCGAGCGCCTGCTGCAGCTGGGCTTCGGGGCCATGGCGCTGGGAGGCGTGGCAGCTTTTGCGCAAATGGGGCAGGGCGCCGACGCGCTCGGCCTGCCGCCAGCGCTTCGCTATGCCGCTGTCTGCCTCTTTTCGTTGGGCGGCGGCATGGTGCCGGCAACGCTGTTCCTGCTCGGGGTCCGCATGGCGCCGGGGCCCAGCACCGTCTCGACCACGGTCGGTCTCATGCAGCAGGCCTCTTCCCTGGGGCAGTTCCTGGCGCCGCCCGCGGTGGCATGGGTGGCTCACCGCGTCGGCGGCTGGCACTGGACATGGACCGCCACACTGGCATGTTCGCTGGCCGGCATGGCCATGGCGCGGCACCTTGGACGAATACGCCTTGCGGCGGCAGTGGCATGA
- a CDS encoding DUF1415 domain-containing protein: MTGAATIEAMQAEADTRRWLERAVIGLNLCPFAKAVHVKAQIHFAVYMPADDTALIEMLLAEANELAALDASVRDTTLLIAPNTLADFLDFNDFTARAERKLARAGFDGVFQLASFHPQFQFGGTKPDDISNATNRAPYPTLHLLREDSVSRAVEAFPEAETIFERNIETLAALGPEGWAALDVGPGSARR, translated from the coding sequence ATGACGGGCGCGGCGACAATCGAGGCCATGCAGGCCGAGGCCGATACCCGCCGCTGGCTCGAACGTGCGGTGATCGGACTCAACCTGTGTCCCTTTGCCAAGGCGGTTCATGTCAAGGCGCAGATTCACTTCGCCGTGTACATGCCGGCCGACGACACCGCGCTGATCGAAATGCTTCTTGCCGAGGCCAATGAACTCGCCGCGCTCGATGCCTCCGTGCGCGACACCACCTTGCTGATAGCACCCAACACCTTGGCGGATTTTCTGGACTTCAACGATTTCACCGCACGCGCCGAACGCAAGCTTGCCCGCGCGGGCTTCGACGGCGTGTTCCAACTGGCGAGCTTCCATCCGCAGTTCCAGTTCGGCGGCACCAAGCCCGACGACATTTCGAACGCAACCAACCGTGCGCCTTACCCTACGCTGCATCTGTTGCGCGAAGACAGCGTGAGCCGGGCAGTCGAGGCGTTCCCGGAGGCCGAGACCATTTTCGAACGCAACATCGAAACGCTCGCAGCACTGGGCCCCGAAGGCTGGGCCGCGCTCGACGTGGGCCCCGGGAGCGCCAGGCGATGA